The Chanodichthys erythropterus isolate Z2021 chromosome 12, ASM2448905v1, whole genome shotgun sequence genome contains a region encoding:
- the LOC137031512 gene encoding uncharacterized protein yields the protein ALHAAKGSSSSIPYIDCSDIDSEYDVVKGRVTRSHSHTHDNDEVESTGRRTNKSNGYGNGQHNGQGASKSIFRESPLNTHQLGKSSHTFSGSQLSNGSFCGNGSPRNALPLSSTLVDELFQGMDRRGLVSPSGHIVGSRSANCSPVMSSFHKTLNHPEQIGYSSRRRWDDSSHYLTNGRSGSEAQHYGSYSPIVNRSPHLQKLRNGMRNRSDTDPMILSQLSSTPANEPRSMVSRAERMAALERRVAANGFGAPSQARSSNVQRLYGSRLSANDHSSPVHMIDGSTSSGTESSDTESDAGSNSYSQPLVYGNPGAANSSPMPRSKFSFGSLQLEDEGQGGEDGYGYPINHEDRAQSFNC from the coding sequence GCATTGCATGCTGCCAAGGGTAGCAGCTCCTCGATACCTTACATCGACTGCAGTGACATAGATAGCGAATATGATGTGGTCAAAGGCCGCGTCACCAGGTCCCACTCCCACACACATGACAATGATGAGGTTGAGTCAACCGGCCGTAGAACGAACAAGAGTAATGGTTACGGAAATGGTCAGCACAATGGACAAGGGGCAAGCAAGTCTATATTTAGGGAGTCTCCTTTGAACACCCATCAGTTGGGTAAGAGTTCACACACCTTCAGTGGTAGTCAGTTGTCTAATGGGTCATTTTGTGGTAACGGATCACCACGCAATGCTCTACCCCTGAGCAGTACCTTGGTGGATGAATTGTTTCAAGGTATGGATAGACGTGGTCTGGTGTCACCTTCCGGTCACATAGTTGGTTCCCGGAGTGCAAACTGTAGCCCGGTGATGAGCAGCTTTCACAAAACCCTGAACCATCCAGAGCAGATCGGCTACAGTAGTCGTCGCCGTTGGGATGACAGTAGCCATTATCTTACCAATGGCCGATCTGGGAGCGAGGCTCAACATTATGGGAGCTACTCCCCAATTGTCAATCGATCTCCACACTTGCAGAAACTCCGCAATGGCATGCGCAACCGTTCTGACACTGACCCCATGATTCTGAGCCAATTAAGTTCAACCCCGGCCAATGAACCGCGATCAATGGTCTCAAGGGCTGAACGTATGGCCGCCCTAGAGCGACGTGTTGCTGCTAATGGGTTTGGAGCACCTAGCCAAGCTCGGTCCAGCAATGTCCAGCGACTCTATGGAAGCCGGCTGAGTGCTAATGACCACAGCAGCCCAGTTCATATGATTGATGGTTCCACTAGTAGTGGAACGGAGTCTAGTGATACAGAGTCAGATGCAGGCAGCAACTCTTACAGTCAGCCCCTTGTCTATGGAAACCCTGGGGCAGCCAATTCCTCCCCTATGCCCCGAAGCAAGTTCTCCTTTGGTAGTCTCCAACTGGAGGACGAGGGCCAAGGAGGAGAAGATGGCTACGGTTATCCCATCAATCATGAGGATAGGGCACAATCCTTTAACTGCTAG